GTAAGGGAAAGAAACGCCTGATTCACAGTTGGATTTGTCAAAGTGACTGCCGGGGCTACATAGCCAAATGCTGTGTACAATCCCAGGGAGTTTTCTCCGGTCAGTGTAAAAGTATTAGCAACTATATTATGTGTACCGGTAAGCACTGTCCATGAAGTGCCGTTATCTGTGGATTTAAAGAATTTCAAATTCGCTTCCGGATTTCCGTTAAGCTCCGAGTCATCGTATCTTAAAACCAGAGATGCATTCAAACCGGTGTTTGTGGCAGGAGCAAAAGAATATGTTCTATTAATACCTGTTGCCGCACCATAACCGTAGGCTGTGTGCGCTCTCCTTACCAGAGTTGCGCCCAAATTTGCGGAACTGGTAAGGGATGCACCAAATCCTGCAATATTCTCGTTGGAAGGAGCATTGATCGCTCTGCTGGAAAGCAGCTCACCGTTCGAGAAAAGATTTGAACCTGTCTCAACGAGGCTTCCGGTCATTCCAATAGAGACCATGTTACCTCCGACATTAAGAGGAATGGCTAGTCCAAGATTACCCAATATTCCAAGGCTCCCGGCAAGTGTGGTGCCCGATGCTGTAAATGTCGCATTTCTGTAAACAGAGGACGACATTATGTTGGCTGGAGGAGTGAGTAAAGTGGAGACATCAAACCCGACATTGTCATTGTTTGAAGGAGTTAAACCTGTGCTCCAGTTTCCGGGAGATGTTGTTTGGTTATCCACACTCCCTATCCAGGTATGAAAAGCTGTTGAACTTACAAAATCAACATCCTGCTCAATATTTACCAGATCGAGGTCAAGAAGATCGCTTGCAGTGTTTAGTGCTCTGTTTTGTGAGGTATGAGCAATCTGGTCGAGTCTGTAGTACGCAGTCAACCCGCTTTCATTTCCGACAAGAGAACGGCTCATATTGGCAACTGTTTGCTGATGAGTTCTTACGCTTTGCCAGATTCTCAACTCATCGACCATCCCGCTGAAATAGTCAGTAATTACACCGGTTGAACCAACTGTTACATTACCACCAGTGCTGAAAGAAGTCGCAGCGGTATCAATTGCTACAAGCTTTCCGTTTCGGTACAGACTTCTCTCACCTGTCGAGCTGTTGTATGTTGCAGAGTAATGATTCCATGCCACATCAGTCGCTCCGAGAGATGAAGCCAGAATGTCGGAATCAAATGCGATAAAAAATCCGTTCGGGTTATCAGGATCACCCGGTGAAAGAAAACCAATCTGAATCAGGTTTGGACTGGAGCCGTGCGAAAACACAACCTGACGGGAACCGGTGTTCCCGGCTTTTGCCCAAAACTCGACTGAAAAATCAGAATTGTTTGAGAAAGGCTGGAATGAGAGTGCATACTCATCAACTCCGTCAAGCGAAAGGGCATAACGGGGACCCGCAGTTGAACCGGAGACCGCCCAGGTTGGGTCGGTAGTCTCAACAGTACCGTCCATTCCGAGATATACATTGTTTACCGGTGAATTTCCGCCATCCGAAGGTAATTGTCCGGTACCCTCGTCAAGTGTTAAATAAAGCGGCAGGTTTGCGGTACCGGATGTTTCCGGCTTGTACATATCTCTTCTTATTTCAGTCGAAGTGCGTGTACTGCTCCAAACCTTAATTTCATCCAGTTTCCCGTTAAACGGAGCAGCACCGGATCCATCAACTCCAAAATAGATATTACCGATCGATGAGGAAGCACCTAATTGGGTTACGGGAATTGAAGCAGAATTGTAAAGTATACCGTCAACATAAATCTGAAATGCTGATGCTGTCTTAACCAGAGTTACATAATACCATTTTGACTGTGTCAAAACAGGAGTAACCCCGTTCATAAAGAAGTTACCACCTGCAGAGAAGCGGTCAATTCTGGCATTTAAAAAACCGGCATTCAACCAAAGTGTATACTGAGCTGTACCAACAAAATTGTGGTGCTTGTGAAACAATGTTTGATCGCCGGCAGCACCGGGATTGTTGGGATATACCCACATGGAAACGGTGAATTGGCTTCCACCGCCGAAGTTTAGTCCGCTTCCCGATCCTGCGTCTACCTTGACAAAATCATTGACCCCGTCAAATGAGAGCGCATTCCCCCCGTTTTGGGCATAGACGCCGAAAGGAATCAGGATTATGGATAAAACACGCAAAAAGTATTTTGAATACCTCATCTGCTTGTTCCTTTATTAATTGAGGTGATTAGAAACTTTTTTTTCGATAAAACTTATAGTTTTGTCGATGAATTCTATTTATTTTTCGATTAAATAATTTTTATACTCCACGATTATAATGTAATGAAAGTATTATTAATTACCAAAAGAAAAATGAACAGAAGCGTGCGAGTATTTATTTAAGAGTGCCGTGTGTTTTAGATCACATAAAAAAAACCGCTCCATCTCTGAAGCGGTTTAAACGACCAATACCGAAGTATTATTTAAGTTTTGGAAATTACATCACCAAAGCCATGATTGCTTTTTGAACATGGAGTCTGTTCTCTGCCTCATCAAACACGATTGAATTGGCTGAATCTACCACCTCATTTGTAACTTCTTCCTCACGGTGAGCCGGGAGGCAATGCATAAAGAGATAATCATCTTTTGCGTTCGCAACGAGGTTGTTATTAACCTGGAATCCGGTGAATCTCTGATTTCTCTCCTGAGCCTCTTTTTCCTGTCCCATGCTTGCCCAAACATCTGTATAAATGATATCGGCATCTTTGCATGCTTCAACCGGATCGTTGGTGATTACAACTTTGGAACCCATGTAATTGGCGTTCTTCTTTGCATTTTCAACTATCCATCCGAGAGGTTCATAACCCTTGGGTGAGGCAATGGTTATATCCATTCCGACCTTCGAACAACCGTTCAGAAGTGAATGCGCCATGTTGTTTCCGTCTCCAATGTATGCAAGCTTCAAGCCCTGGAATTTTCTTCTCTTTTCAAGTATTGTAAAAAGATCAGTCATTACCTGACAGGGGTGAAGGAGGTCGGTCAGACCGTTAATAACGGGGATTGATCCGTATTTAGCGAGTCCCTCAACATCTTCGTGCTTGAAGGTTCTGATCATGATTCCGTCGAGGTATCTTGAAAGAACTTTCGCAGTATCGCTGATGGTTTCACCTCTGTTCAATTGCAAATCGTTTGGTCCGAAATACATTCCGATGCCACCGAGTTGCCAGATACCGACTTCGAACGAAATTCTTGTTCTGGTTGACGGTTTTGCGAAAATCATTCCGAGTGTTTTGCCTTTAAGGAGGTGATGCTCTTCACCGGTATAAAGTTTTTCTTTAAGAGTTTTGCTCAGATCAAAAATCTGCCACATCTCTTCGAGTGTAAGATCATTAATGGAAAGAAAGCTCTTTCCTTTCATATTTACTGCCATAATTTTAGTCCATTAGTTAGCGATTATTCTTGTTCCCGGATTAGCTTTTCCCAGCTCGCCGGCTTCTGTTATTACTGCTCTTTTTCCGCCATTCTTAACGAAGTTCACAGCAGCCTGGATTTTAGGACCCATGCTTCCCGCTGCAAATTCTCCATTTTTAATGTGCTTTTCGGCTTCATCGACTGTGATTTCTCTTAAAGCAACTTCATTCTCCTTCTGAAAATTCAGATATGCCTGAGGGACATCTGTGAGAATTACAAGCTCATCAGCCCCGATCTGGTTTGCCAGAACCGATGAAGCGAGATCTTTGTCGATGACAGCCTCCACACCTTTCATGGTGCCATATCCGTTTTGGATAACCGGAATTCCACCACCACCCACACAGATGACAATATGACCATCATCGGTAAGTTTTTTTACGATGTGTGCTGAACGGACATGGGTGGGCACAGGCGAAGCGACAACCCGTCTCCATCCCCTTTTGCGGGGATCTTCACGGAATTGCCAACCGTTTGCTTTCGAAAGGAGGTCTGCCTCTTCTTTCAGGAAGAATTGGCCCACCGGTTTCGTTGGATTTTGAAAAGCAGGATCATTGGCGTCCACTTCAACATGGGTTACCATGGAAATGACTTCTTTTTGTATGTTGTGCTGAAGGAGAAGTCTCTCCATCTGCACCGCAATGATGTGGGCAATTTGCCCTTGCGACTCGGCAACACATACATCAAGAGGCATTTTAGGGAGCAAAAATTTCTCGTAACCTGCTTCATTTTTAAGTATCAGATTACCCACTTGAGGACCATTTCCATGCGTTATAACTACTGTATATCCGCGAAGGATGAGGTCAACGAGACTCTTGCACGTATTGAAAGCATTTTGTTCCTGCTCCCTTATAGTGCCTGATTGATTTCCTCTAAGGAGTGCATTGCCGCCGAGTGCTACGACGGCAAGCTTGCTCATAGAAGTCCTTTTTCTTTCAGAATCTTCTCTAAAGTTATTCCGCCAATCTCCTGCAGGTCATATCCCACTCTGGTAGATGGTTTGTTAATCTTCAGAATTCTTCCAAGATCGATTGGAGTACCAATAACCACACTGTCACAGTCGGTGGCATTTATGGTATCTTCCAAATCTTTCACCTGGTCATCTCCATAACCCATTGCAGGGAGAAGAACACCAATTTTTGGATATTTTTCATAGGTTGAAGTAATTGATTTTACTGTCCATGGTCTCGGATCAACAAGCTCTGCAGCACCATAATTCATGGCAGCCACGGTTCCGGCTCCGAATTCCATCTCACCGTGTGTAAGAGTTGGACCATCTTCAACCACAAGAACTCTCTTACCTTTGATCACTTCCGGGTTGTCAACTGTGATAGGTGAAGCACCATCAATTATCTGAGCTTTTGGATTCACCGATCTTATATAGTTACGAACTGAAAGTACATTCTTAGGTTCAGCCGATTCAATTTTGTTTATAACAACAACATCAGCCAGACGAATGTTAACATTGCCCGGGTAATAGGTTGATTCATGACCCGGTCTGAGGGGATCTGCTACAGTAATTGTGAGATCTGGTTTATAGAACGAAAAATCGTTGTTTCCGCCATCCCAGATTATAACATCAGCTTCTTTTTCTGCCTGTGCAAGGATATCGCCGTAATCGACACCTGCATATATTACACCACCGTTTGCCACATGTGGTTCATACTCTTCGATCTCTTCGATTGTGCACTTGTGAGTTTTGAGGTCTTCAAGTGTACCAAATCTCTGTACCCGCTGTTTTTCAAGGTCACCGTAAGGCATTGGATGTCTTACTGCAACAACTTTTTTGCCGGCTGCTCTGAGAAGCTCGACAACTTTTCTTGAAGTCTGGGATTTTCCACTCCCCGTTCTTACAGCAACAATCGCGATCACCGGTTTCGATGATTTAAGCATGGTCTGTTTTGTTCCGATAAGTGTGAAGGAGGCGCCGGCAGCATTAACTTCGGCAGATTTGTTCATTACATAGTTGTAGGGGACATCAGAATATGAGAAGTAAACTTCATCTATATTCATCTCTTTTATCAGTTTGGTGAGGTCTTTCTCGTCATAGATCATAATACCGTCCGGATAAAGTTTTCCTGCTAGTGATGCAGGGTACTTTCTTCCGTCGATATTAGGGATCTGAGTAGCCGTAAAGGCTTTTACATTATACTCCTCTTTATCCCTGAACCAGGTATTAAAGTTGTGAAAGTCTCTTCCTGCGGCTCCCATGATAAGGATGTTTTTCCGCTCCATAGATTCTCCATTTTGTTATTCAACTGTTACGCTTTTAGCTAAGTTTCGTGGTTGATCCACATTTAAGCCTTTTTTCATCGCAATATGGTATGCGAGCAGTTGAAGCGGAATGAC
This genomic window from Ignavibacteria bacterium contains:
- the argF gene encoding ornithine carbamoyltransferase, with product MAVNMKGKSFLSINDLTLEEMWQIFDLSKTLKEKLYTGEEHHLLKGKTLGMIFAKPSTRTRISFEVGIWQLGGIGMYFGPNDLQLNRGETISDTAKVLSRYLDGIMIRTFKHEDVEGLAKYGSIPVINGLTDLLHPCQVMTDLFTILEKRRKFQGLKLAYIGDGNNMAHSLLNGCSKVGMDITIASPKGYEPLGWIVENAKKNANYMGSKVVITNDPVEACKDADIIYTDVWASMGQEKEAQERNQRFTGFQVNNNLVANAKDDYLFMHCLPAHREEEVTNEVVDSANSIVFDEAENRLHVQKAIMALVM
- the arcC gene encoding carbamate kinase gives rise to the protein MSKLAVVALGGNALLRGNQSGTIREQEQNAFNTCKSLVDLILRGYTVVITHGNGPQVGNLILKNEAGYEKFLLPKMPLDVCVAESQGQIAHIIAVQMERLLLQHNIQKEVISMVTHVEVDANDPAFQNPTKPVGQFFLKEEADLLSKANGWQFREDPRKRGWRRVVASPVPTHVRSAHIVKKLTDDGHIVICVGGGGIPVIQNGYGTMKGVEAVIDKDLASSVLANQIGADELVILTDVPQAYLNFQKENEVALREITVDEAEKHIKNGEFAAGSMGPKIQAAVNFVKNGGKRAVITEAGELGKANPGTRIIAN
- a CDS encoding GTPase; the protein is MERKNILIMGAAGRDFHNFNTWFRDKEEYNVKAFTATQIPNIDGRKYPASLAGKLYPDGIMIYDEKDLTKLIKEMNIDEVYFSYSDVPYNYVMNKSAEVNAAGASFTLIGTKQTMLKSSKPVIAIVAVRTGSGKSQTSRKVVELLRAAGKKVVAVRHPMPYGDLEKQRVQRFGTLEDLKTHKCTIEEIEEYEPHVANGGVIYAGVDYGDILAQAEKEADVIIWDGGNNDFSFYKPDLTITVADPLRPGHESTYYPGNVNIRLADVVVINKIESAEPKNVLSVRNYIRSVNPKAQIIDGASPITVDNPEVIKGKRVLVVEDGPTLTHGEMEFGAGTVAAMNYGAAELVDPRPWTVKSITSTYEKYPKIGVLLPAMGYGDDQVKDLEDTINATDCDSVVIGTPIDLGRILKINKPSTRVGYDLQEIGGITLEKILKEKGLL